The Chaetodon trifascialis isolate fChaTrf1 chromosome 11, fChaTrf1.hap1, whole genome shotgun sequence nucleotide sequence GGACCAATCATAGTTTGCTGTCTTTCTTCCACGACATACAACAGGTGATAAGACTGCTGGGTAAAAAATGTAGGGTATGCaaatagtaaaaaataattagataaataaataaatatgcagTGACAGAAGCATCCTCCATGTTTCGGGGAAACTGATGGCCATTGGCTGGATGTCGTGTGCTCTGATCTCGGCATTCGGCTGACGTGATTCTGACcaaagtgatgtcacttccaCCTCCATATCTGACAAACTGATGCGTTTTGAAATGTTGATGTTAGCTCTACAGGAAAAAGATACGTGGAAACATTGTTTTCTCACAACCACCAGAACACCCCCGTCCCCCCTCCGCATGTCCTCTGTAACCCGTCCTCCTCCACTGCCGACCGTGCTTTTCATCTATCAGTGGCGTCTCAGGAGTTTGGAGAAGAATCCAGAAGAGGCCGGCTTGTCGCTCTTGGCTTGAGCCTCCTCTTTGGCCTGGACCTTCGCCTCAGCCAGCCCGAGTTCCCCCTCCAGTTGCTCCAGCTCCGACTGGTCCAGCAGCTCAAAGTCCTCCACCTCGCTGTCCGACTCCTCGGCCAGCTCCAGCAGCCTGGTGGATTCTGGGAGTCTTGGCCGCTCCGAGTCGCTCAGCGCCGTGAGGCCGACCGCTGCTTCTATTCTCTCTTGGATGGCGGCTGTGACGGCGGCGGCGATGACATCGCCCGCCATCTGGTGGACTAATTCCAGGGCTTTGTCAGCAGGTTGGTCTTTGTGAGGAGAGGGTGTATGCTTGGATTTGACTGGCTGCTGGGGCTGAGGTGGGGGCGAGGAAAGGCCGAGGCTGAGGTCGTCATCGTCGTCGCCATTGGTCGTTGTACCGTTGTCAAGTGAGGGGAATTCTGGAAGGCCACCAGTGAACGCTTCTTCTCTGTCGAGGTCTGTGAGGTTGAGgcaaaaaaagatttttaaaaaagatttattGTAAAACAGCGAGAACTTGGCGAGCAGTGGTCGGGACGTTAACAAGAGGCACAGAACGCTAACAGCACGTCTAAATCCGTCCGTGAAGCCGGCAAACGTACCCTCTGAGTTCTCCGTCTGAGGCGTGTGTCCTTCTGACAGGTTGAAAGTACCGTTGTCCGTCCACGTCACATCAGACACCTCTGTGTCTGACACCGACATTTCCTTACACACCGTGGAGTCGA carries:
- the retreg1 gene encoding reticulophagy regulator 1 isoform X2; translated protein: MSPEDRGAGLSWEIIDSGQNSRSGTGPQLSDSLKLFLQETSAFKQQNPGKFCLLVCSLCTFFAVLGRYIPGIVISYILVLGVFLWPLISSHDVGLWLEPVLQKLDFGIGEFLQKIKENHERRVMQAQAEKEGIESDLSSMFPKLDSTVCKEMSVSDTEVSDVTWTDNGTFNLSEGHTPQTENSEDLDREEAFTGGLPEFPSLDNGTTTNGDDDDDLSLGLSSPPPQPQQPVKSKHTPSPHKDQPADKALELVHQMAGDVIAAAVTAAIQERIEAAVGLTALSDSERPRLPESTRLLELAEESDSEVEDFELLDQSELEQLEGELGLAEAKVQAKEEAQAKSDKPASSGFFSKLLRRH